The nucleotide sequence ttggtcttttcagTTCTTGTATGTGATCAAAATTTTCTTACTATGCAGTCTTTGCTATAGGTTATATCAAATATTTGGGACACATCGCCAGTGGTTGAAGTTGCCCGCATGAACAttcttttttcatctttcttttcaaTATCTTTACTTCTTTGTAAACATAATATCCATTCAGCTCCAGTTTGAGCTATTCAAAAGTTATGTATTTGTTAGATCTTACCTAGATTTGTACTTGGTAGATGTTGCGTTTTTAAGCTGTTTCTAAtcttcactcttttttttcatCAAACGACATTACAGGTTGCGAAAGAAAGTGCTGATATTATAGTGCTTGATGACAACTTTAGCACGATTGTGAATGTGGCTAAATGGGGCCGTTCTGtatatataaacattcaaaaatttGTGCAATTCCAGTTGACTGTCAATGTTGTGGCTCTGATGATCAATTTTATTTCTGCATGCGCCTCAGGTATCATAGTTTGATTGAGTTCATTCAATTAAGAATGCAGTAATCTTGATAACAATAGGATTATTAGACTCTGATGATACCTATCTACTGCAACAACTTTCAGGATCTGCTCCTCTTACGGCCGTTCAGCTTCTTTGGGTCAACCTTATCATGGATACGCTAGGTGCACTGGCACTGGCTACTGAACCACCTCATGATGGACTAATGAATAGGCCTCCTGTTGGAAGGGATGTGAGTTTCATTACAAAGACAATGTGGAGAAATATAATCGGACACAGTATCTACCAGCTGGCTATACTCTTAGCCTTTAACTTTGCCGGGAAGCAGATTTTGGGACTTGAAGGTCCAGATTCTAAAAGGGTTCTGAATACTTTCATTTTCAACACCTTCGTGTTTTGTCAGGTATGCCTTCTAAATTCAGTTTATTGTCCCAGCAAGCCAGCTTTTGTCTTGTACGCAACACTATGTACCTGTCGACTGTCACAGTCCTTTTTGGTTCATCTGTAGATTCATCTAACTGAACGAAGCATTATTTAAGTTGGATTTGCATAAACTAACCAGTTGGCGCTTTTTTGGTTGGTGGTTCCACACAGGTCTTCAATGAAATAAACAGCCGTGACATGGAGAAGATAAACATTTTCCGTGGCATTTTTAGCAGCTGGATTTTCATAGGCGTCGTGGTTGCTACAGTTGGTTTCCAAGTTATCATCGTCGAGTTCTTAGGCACTTTTGCCAGCACTACACCGCTTAACTGGCAACTATGGCTGATCAGTGTCTTAATCGGCGCTGCAAGCTTGATCGTTGCTGTTATTTTGAAGTTGATCCCTGTCGAGAAGAAGGAGACCTCTAAGCACCACGATGGTTACAATCTGCTCCCAAGTGGCCCAGAACTTGCATAATGAGTGAGGTAATCAAATACACAAGCTTGCAAAAAGATGCTTTGCTTTGTCCATTTTCGAATCCCACGAGTCTTTTTGAGGTAAGaaggaaaacaaaaacaaaaacaaaaacaaaacaaatggAGAGAACATACAAAATAAAGACTAAACAACAGCTAATTTCACCATCTAACCTTCAAGTTACACTTGAAATTTCTTCGTCGATTCTCATTTCTCTTTGTGAACAGGTGCTTTTGAAAAGTATTTGGGACTTCATAACTTGTTTGATTCCCAAGAAGACCAGATTTTGAAACTTTTGCAATGTCCCAACCCCATAATTCCCTTTGGCTTACTGAGAGAACTTGTGTTTGTTGATCTTTTTGTCTGGTCTTTCACAAATTATTGCTTGATTTATacttttgttttccttgttcATTGTTCATTTCCAAGCTTTCTCTAATACATTAGTTATTCCACTTTGAGgttgtttttccttttggttTAATTATTCGGTATCTCGTATAGAGGAAAGTGCTCCCTATCGGTATTTTCTCCATTGCCAAGTCTTGAACAACTTGAGATTCAAATGTGATTGCAATGCATTACCTTCGTTTACCTATAGATGTTCGTTTTGGCTAAACCCCATATTGGAAAATTGCAAGTAGACATTTTCTTTTAACAAACCGGTGTCTGGCGCCACCTGGCCTAACTAATTTAGATTCACATTGCGTTATGCTAAAAAAGGGGAAAGTGCTCTCTATCGAAACTTCATTCCATACGATATTTGGTGTTATTGGAACAATTAACGTGGATTTGCATTAAAAAGGCTTACAAGAGTAAAACgctcatgttatttattatcataACTCAAATCCGAGATCTCTCATTAAAATATGGCAACCACCATTAAATTCTTGTAGAGTTTaagactttttcttttttaaaaaagaaatgaaaaggcTTTTGTACCCCCCACAAAGATAAGAATAAAGTTAGCGTACATTTTAGCCTTTCAAACACCACTTGTGGGTAATTTACACAGGGAACGTTATCTTTGTCCTATATCGGTAAGGGAGAACGTGTGATTTATGTGGATTAAGCGCGCTTCACATGTTCGAACTATGCTACATACAAAATCCTGATATTTTAGTAGAGAAGGATGGAGATGTACGCACTGACTTTCAGAAACTTCTCGATTATGAAAATACCAAGTGTTAATAGGTATTATTACATCCTAAAAATTAGTTAGTATGTCAAAGACATCATCATCAAAGTTACTTCAACCATTTAAAGAACAAATGCAGGCCTAGCAATCTTATCATCAATGGAACATAGTACAGATACAAAAAGATATCGAACAAGAGATCGAATTACTTTAACGTAACAACATCAGAATCGAATACATGAATACATACGGGAACAATTGAAATAGGCTTTCTACATATGCATTGTCTAAAGCAACGATTTTTATCAGCTGCTAGTTTTCGGTTTCCTCTCTATCTATGTGCTACAACCTACAACGTAGCTGTGAAATCCGGTTTGTGTTTGAGTCTAAAATATGTCTGTCTAAGCCTTCATCGGAGATAAACCTACAACCTCTATTTGTATCTTCTTTTGGCTTCTCCGTAAGCAACAACACCCATCACGGTAATTGTATAGCCCGCGATTCCAATGAAAGTTACAGGGTTTCGGAAAATAAGAATCGATATAACAACAGCCACAGCACCTTTTGCGTTTCCTAGGACCTACAGAAGTTGGATAGAATACGAAGATGTTTAGAACCGAGTCAAAAGAAATAGATACCGCGATATAATGATGTGAAATCGGTAGGATCCAGGGAGGTAGAGCGTGCCCAgcccttacccctaccttggagGTAGAGAAACTGTTTCCGATAGAACCTCAGCCCACGGAAACAAACAATCCGGAGCAGCTGTTGTTTGACAAAATTAAAACAGAGCAAGTACATTTTGATGTGTCGTATACATTTGTCATCTATGTTGGCTTGGACTCTTCAGAAATGCCGACAAGTGTGTGccggatcctccaaaagtagggCAGTTTTGGAAGATCCGGCAGGGACTCAACAACATTGTTGTAGAATCCGAGCAACATCGTTCTGTGTGTCTGTTTAGCATTGAAAAACGTTGTATCGTTTACAGAACGAACGAGGAGGAGCAGAAGTAGAGAGTAAAACCTGAAGTGTCAATGCACTGGTATGCCTAGTCACCAAAAAGTTCAACAAATTGGCTCCATATGCCATTGTAGAATTGACCAAAATAAGTAGACCAAGGTATCTATGTTCCGTTGCAAGTGTCGCGGTGACATCTATCACGTTGGGTTCCATTACGAGTGTCACCGGCAATAAAACTAGAACGGCAATTGGCGACATGTAAAGAAGGAGATTCATGGAGTTCAACCTTTCCCTGAAAAGAGACGGCAGGTTAGAAAGAGCTCGTAAAAAGtatatgttgctcggactctcaaAAAGTGTCGATAGGTACGTGTCTAATactccaaaagtagtgcatttgGCGAATCTGACACGAGTGCGGCAACacttttgaagagtccgagcaacatagatggCAAATTGGTGGATAAATGCCAGGCTTATTTCTACGGCAGGGCTCTAACATGTGACGCGCGCTTTACTTAATATACATTATGCACCACACACCGAACTCATACCGCAAGACCTACACCCTAGGCGCTCTATGGTACCATCTTTAGCCAACTCATAAGTTCACAATTAAAACAAGAAATGACACAACTTGAAGAAGCTAAAGTAAAGCCCAATAGGAACACAAAAGAACGCGCAGTGCTGAAACAAAGAAATGACATATACGAGAAGAAAAATGAACGCAACCTGTCATCGTACACTGCCTCTTATCGTTGTAATTCTATTCCAAATAGCAGAATTGACATCGATGTTCAGAAAACCAAAAAACATACCCTTCGGAGGAAAGCAAAACGCCCTGAAGAACGGACTTAAAAGCCCGAGCAGCAGTTGCACCTATACACATAATGAATCCATAAAGATGGAAATTTGGCTCGCCCTGCCATCAGTCGACATACTTGTGTCAGTCCATTAGAAAAAGCTGAACAGTTTTAACTCATAAAAGCAGTAGAAAAATTTTCGACTCCCATGATAGGTAAAGACTTAGAAGATCGAATCAACACTTCACCATATCCAAAGCAAAGTACTTGAAAGCTTGGTTTTTAGGAGTGATCTTTCGCCTTTGTTGACGAGAGCTGAAACAAGCTTACTTACTAATAAAGCGGAAAGAAGCACCTTCTTTCTCAAAGTCAAGTTTCTCCCCTTTTACTAGTAGTTGAAGTGCTCCTTGTTGTTCCGATATTAACCGGATCCGAGCTTCCCAAGCTCATTACAGGTCTGGCAAATTCACACTACCACCCTTACGCaaaggtctcaggttcaaatcccgAGTAAACAAAAATTATTCAGTAAATAGTGCTTCTCCCCTTAAACTTTTCTTACACAACACAAATTCTGATTACTCGGACTCCATTTCGGGTACCAGACACCGggtgtaaaataaagaaaagaagcaaaTTTACACTAATAAAAGTTAAACACCTACAGATTTCTCAAGATCCCAAAAAGCATAATTAGATTTCTCTTCCTCCCAAAAGCTAAATTACAAACATATCAAATCAAAGAAAGCAAAATACTGACACAAAGATCAACCCTTGATCcaagacaaaaattaaaaagttatctAGAAAAAAAGGGCAGTTCGGttcactaaagctcccgctatgcgcagggttcggggaagggccccaccacaagggtatattgtacatagccttaccttgcatttctgccagagactgTTTACAAAGATTAAAAATTTGTACACACATCCCACTTGCAATGACAACACCAACAACCATAGGTAATCCAAGCTTACTCTTATAATGAGCTAAGTTGAGCGGACTCTTCATTTTTTATGCTGCACCCGTGtcaaattcttaaaaaatatactaattttggCGAATCCGACACGCACTTATTGACATTTTTGACGAGTCCGAGCATCATAGATAATGAGAGGTTTGACAAACTTACACTACCACCTTTAATTAGAGGACTCGAGTTTTAGCCTGAGTATGAAAAGAATCCTTACGCAGCACAAATCCCAATTAGTCCTATGTGTGTGTATCAAAGCTGGTACCAGACACCGGGTGGAAAACAAAAAAAGGCAAGTTTATACAAGCAAAAGTTAACCATCAATTTATTTTTCCAAATGTTAAACAACTATAGATTTCTCATGATTCCAAAAAACTAAATCACAAACATATCAAATCAAGAAAGCACAAAACTAACACAAAGATTAAAACTTGATCCAAGAAAaagattaatatatatatatatatatatcaagaatTAAAGATTAGAAATTTGTATACATACCCCACTTGCAATGACAACACCAGCAACCACAGGAACAAGACAACCATAAGTAAGCCAAGCTTCCCTCTTCATAGTCATAAGATAAGCAAACAATGCAGTGAAACATGGTGTTGTAGCACCTACAGCTTGATTGAATGAAACAGGCAAATACCTTAAAGAGATATTACCACCAACAACAGAACCACAAAAGACAATACTAAGTGTAGAAATTCTTAAAAGTTGTGATCTTGATTTGATCCTTTGATAAGGCACAATTTTCAAGAAAACAATGGAGACATAGCTAAGAACAGCACAAGCAGACATATGACACATGGTAAGGAAGATTGGAAAGGAGAAGCCATAATTGGAAAGTAAAAGTTTGTTAAGGAGAAGGACACCAATGTTTGATGAGTACCAAAAGATGATTAATGATGTAATGAAAAGTGCTTGTTTTTCTGATTGTGTTGTGGACATGGTGGAGGTGGAGGGAATGAGGGTGATGGGGTGTTGTTTGATTTTGGATTAAGGTAGAGAGAATGGAGATGGGGTTGGTTCATTCATGGAAAGTTTGAtgcagtgtgtgtgtgtgtgtgtttttttcttgatttgttgtgTGTAAAGAGAGGTGGCTTTtgtttggtttgggttgtgtttatTTTGTGTGTGTGCTTGGGAACTTTTGTAGGGAATGTGTGAAGTTGGAGGAAAATGAGCATATATTGTGTTTCTTGCCCcgacccccaccccacccccacgcTGCCCCACCCACCCCAAACCCACTTTTTAGATTTGATAATCGTGGGATCAGTTTTCAAGCATTTCGACTAAAGTCACGAGATGTCTGTCACCTCTTATCAACAATATATATCAGGTAATACCCTCCTATTAGATTTGATAATTGTGGGATTAGTTTTCAAGCATCTCAACTAAAGATCAGCAATACATAACAGGTAATACCCCTTTTTGGATTTGATAATCGTGGTATTAGTTTTCGAGCATCTCGACTAAAGTCATGAGATATCTGTCACCTCTTATCAGCGCAACACATATCAAGTAATACCCCCTTCTTGGATTTGATAATCGGGGGATCAGTTTTCGAATATCTCGACTAGAGTCACGAGATATCTGTCACCTCTTATCAGTAACACATATAAGGTAATATCTCCTTTTTGGATTTAATAATCGGGGATCAGTTTTCGAGCATCTCGACTAAAGTTACGAGATATCTGGCACCTTTTACCAGCAACACGTATCAGGTAACTCTAATGCTAGGACTAATGGAAAGAAATCCTCGCTTGACCTCATGACATTTCCTCTTAAACAATACtcccttgattttcttttacttgttaTAATTTGCTTTACGAGAGCTCACTCGACTAATATTTTAAGCTAAAGcgaattgaaataatttatattaatgatattgttcgaaaattttctgaaaaatattataagttgcAATCTCTCTCATAAtgatatgatgaaaaagatatatCCTAAAATATTGATCAATATTTATATAGTTTGACTTAAAAAAAAACGAAATGTGACAAGTAAAGAGAAacatacagagttctataacgcACGAtccaaaaattattatttttattataataaaattataagattAATTTGAACCAACCCCAAATAAGAAAGactaattttgttattttaaagtAATCACATTTAAAGCTTTGCTAGCTTATGAAAAAGCATGTTACATTTACTATAATTTAAGTTATTACTCACTCCATGTTCAAATGACTTAAACGTGTGACATAAATTGCAAATAACAAGCAACGTAAATTATGGTGAGATGATTTGAATCTGCCGATCTTTAATTAAAGgtcttaaaatttttaatataaatttcaaACATCGCATGTGAAAGCTTGCTATAATGAGCAAGATCAATAGGTCAGCATATATGGGCCCCATGTTCATCAAAAAGTGGAACCCACAATTTCCACGTCACAAATAGACAACACAATTCCTAATATTATTACCCTTCAGTTACAATTTATTTACAATCATACCCTTCCTTTAGATAGTCGTAAGATCTGCATACATACTATCATTTCTCAttcaattttaattataaaattacaaTAGATTAtgttattgttcttgagagaatgaCCTTTATCGAAAGTGTGACACTCAAAAATAATTCTCGCAATATGCGAATCAATCAACCAAGCTTCAATACGAGTAACAAATACTAAACCAAAAACCTTTCCCAATAAAAAATTCATTTCTTAGCtcattttgaaaatagtttcttTATCTATCTTAGTAATTGTAAAGTctgtgtatatattatttttcctcttttgattTTACTTACAAAATTACACAAGATTATGTTATTGTTCTTGGAAATTACTTTTATCAGAAACGCGACACCTGAAATGATTCTTACCAACATACCAGCCAAATTTCAACACGAATAACGAACATCGACGGACAACCTTCGAAAGAGAATCACTATAAAGAACAAAATCAATAAGTTGgcccaaaatataatttttttttaagaaatcaaataatGGACCCCACAAATCTTTCATGTCATGAATAGACAACACGATTCCAAATACGATTAACGAATATTGAGTCAACACAATTCCACATCACAGAAGTGATTCTTCCAAAACGCAAGTCTGAATTAGCCAAACTCCAACACGAATAACAAACGTCGAGCAAAAAAAAaccttctttaaaactcaagtcTAAATTAGCCAAACTCCAATACGAATAATGAACAtcgaataaaaaaaaaacttcaaaaaagtCACCAAAGAACATCTATGAGTCAGCATAGGTGGGGCCCAAAATCCCAAAATCCATCTTAAGGAATCAAAAAGTGGACCCCACAATTTCCACGTCATCATAAATAGACAAAAAATTTCCTAGTATTATTACCCTTCAATTACACTTAATTTACAGTTATACCCTTCCCCTGCTCACTCTTACACTACTAAGCTTACACTTTCACCTCTgcaaaaaaacaagaaaatccatttcttagctcattttcttctataAATTTTTAGGGTTTCAAAAACACTTTTACTCATTTTCATTGTTGGGTTCAGAAAACACTTAACAAATTTTCAGGTATTTCTCTattcttagctaaaattttcaagtttttttttttttttttgtaactataTATATTCTTGTGCATGTTTTTTTCATTGAAAGTGTTAGTATATATGTGTTTTTGGTGTTTGTAGACGTTTTTTATGcttgggttttgatttttgtgCTGTAATATTTTGAGTTGAGTGAATCTTGAAGAGGTTGTGTTAAGCTCACTTTGTGGTATTTCACTAGGTATGTTGCTGTGTGCTTTTTTGTttggtgtttgttatactgttatttgtactgagccgggagtctatcggaaacaggctctctacttcatctaaggTAGCGGTTTGGACTGCTTACACTTACCCTCCCCCagatcccactatgtgggaatacactgggtatgtttgTTGTTGTAGGTAGGAGTgctttgggtttttatttttgtggtgTAATATTTTGAGTTGAGTGAATCTTGAAGAGGTAGTGTTAAGCTCACTTTGTGGTATTTcaactaggtatgttgttgtgtGCTTTTTGGTTTGGTGTTTGTTGTATTGTTATCTGCactgagctgggggtctatcggaaacaatctctctacttcatctgtgGTAGTGGTGTGGTCTGCGTACACATTACCCTCTCCCGACCCCagtatgtgggaatacactgggtacaTTGTTGTTGTGGTAGTcttgtttatgatattatttcttGTGTTAATATGTATTGTTCCTATATTATGTCTTTTATGAActgtttttgtcttgagccgagggtctatcgtaaacaacctctctacctcacatgtgaggtagtggtacggactgcgtacacattaccctccccagaccccacttgtgtgGGAATactctaggtatgttgttgttgttatgttgtTGTGGTTGGTTGGAGTGTTTTGTTTTAGTATCTGTGCTAGTGGTTGTAGTGCTATGTTTGTAGTGTCTTGTTTGTGGAGTTCTGGTAATGTTTGTTGTCTTGGATAGATTGATTGGAGTAACTTTGTGGTAGTcttgtttatgatattattttttgtgttaataCGTATTGTTCCTATATTATGTCTTTTATGAACTTTTTTTGTctttgagctgggggtctatcgtcaacagcctctctacctcacatgtgaggtagtggtacgga is from Capsicum annuum cultivar UCD-10X-F1 chromosome 5, UCD10Xv1.1, whole genome shotgun sequence and encodes:
- the LOC107870029 gene encoding UDP-URONIC ACID TRANSPORTER 1, producing MSTTQSEKQALFITSLIIFWYSSNIGVLLLNKLLLSNYGFSFPIFLTMCHMSACAVLSYVSIVFLKIVPYQRIKSRSQLLRISTLSIVFCGSVVGGNISLRYLPVSFNQAVGATTPCFTALFAYLMTMKREAWLTYGCLVPVVAGVVIASGGEPNFHLYGFIMCIGATAARAFKSVLQGVLLSSEGERLNSMNLLLYMSPIAVLVLLPVTLVMEPNVIDVTATLATEHRYLGLLILVNSTMAYGANLLNFLVTRHTSALTLQVLGNAKGAVAVVISILIFRNPVTFIGIAGYTITVMGVVAYGEAKRRYK